A portion of the Manihot esculenta cultivar AM560-2 chromosome 2, M.esculenta_v8, whole genome shotgun sequence genome contains these proteins:
- the LOC110609483 gene encoding uncharacterized protein LOC110609483 isoform X2: MDCRKEGSSSSSSFTAELFGTKDSPPSSSTGIFASIFPPPATVLGRKSSSSEVIGSWQKQPFGNQAWNTKHGAPAATSEAASYNMPNKDKNSIFMEEKAEPCHLSSSLYYGGQDNYSQPPSSHISGSYPPVLFIIRTLPSIGI, translated from the exons ATGGACTGTAGGAAGGAAGggtcttcttcttcatcttcattCACAGCTGAACTTTTTGGCACCAAGGACTCACCACCTTCTTCTTCAACTGGGATTTTTGCTTCCATCTTTCCCCCTCCGGCCACG GTTTTAGGGAGGAAATCTTCTAGCTCTGAGGTGATAGGATCTTGGCAAAAGCAGCCTTTTGGAAATCAAGCGTGGAACACCAAACATGGAGCTCCAG CTGCAACTAGCGAAGCAGCAAGCTATAACATGCCTAACAAGGACAAGAATTCTATTTTCATGGAAGAAAAAGCAGAGCCATGTCACCTAAGTTCATCCCTTTACTATGGTGGGCAAGATAACTATTCTCAGCCACCAAGTAGCCATATTTCTGGATCATATCCTCCG GTTCTCTTTATTATTAGGACCTTGCCTTCCATTGGCATATGA
- the LOC110609483 gene encoding uncharacterized protein LOC110609483 isoform X1: MDCRKEGSSSSSSFTAELFGTKDSPPSSSTGIFASIFPPPATVLGRKSSSSEVIGSWQKQPFGNQAWNTKHGAPAATSEAASYNMPNKDKNSIFMEEKAEPCHLSSSLYYGGQDNYSQPPSSHISGSYPPFKKDGGEDDPNGNNSNDASRGNWWQGSLYY, encoded by the exons ATGGACTGTAGGAAGGAAGggtcttcttcttcatcttcattCACAGCTGAACTTTTTGGCACCAAGGACTCACCACCTTCTTCTTCAACTGGGATTTTTGCTTCCATCTTTCCCCCTCCGGCCACG GTTTTAGGGAGGAAATCTTCTAGCTCTGAGGTGATAGGATCTTGGCAAAAGCAGCCTTTTGGAAATCAAGCGTGGAACACCAAACATGGAGCTCCAG CTGCAACTAGCGAAGCAGCAAGCTATAACATGCCTAACAAGGACAAGAATTCTATTTTCATGGAAGAAAAAGCAGAGCCATGTCACCTAAGTTCATCCCTTTACTATGGTGGGCAAGATAACTATTCTCAGCCACCAAGTAGCCATATTTCTGGATCATATCCTCCG TTCAAGAAAGATGGGGGAGAAGATGATCCTAATGGAAACAATTCAAATGATGCTTCTAGAGGAAATTGGTGGCAAG GTTCTCTTTATTATTAG
- the LOC110610062 gene encoding protein THYLAKOID ASSEMBLY 8-like, chloroplastic isoform X2 produces the protein MAIRAFSRSRVAKLSTVLFQNLPNQLIHRNSLPSNPQIPASESNILYNRVYGLRQYHDGRPRGPLWRGKKLIGKEALFVILGLKRFKDDEEKLQKFIKTHVLRLLKMDMIAVLTELERQEEVSLSIQVFQVIQKQDWYKPDVYLYKDLVIALTRTGKMDEAMKLWEAMRNENLFPDSQMYTEVIRGFLRDGSPADAMNIYEDMKKSPDPPEELPFRILLKGLLPHPLLRNRVKQDYEELFPEKHVYDPPEEIFGVY, from the exons ATGGCGATTCGCGCCTTTTCAAGATCAAGAGTAGCAAAACTCAGTACAGTACTCTTTCAAAATCTCCCAAATCAATTAATACATCGGAATTCATTGCCTTCAAACCCCCAAATCCCAGCTTCAGaatcaaatattttatacaATCGCGTTTATGGGCTGAGGCAATACCACGACGGTAGGCCGAGAGGGCCACTCTGGAGAGGCAAGAAGCTGATTGGAAAAGAAGCCCTTTTTGTAATACTAGGATTAAAGAGGTTTAAAGATGACGAAGAGAAGCTTCAGAAGTTCATAAAAACCCATGTTTTGAGGCTCTTAAAAATGGACATGATTGCTGTCCTTACTGAGCTAGAGCGCCAGGAAGAGGTCTCTTTATCTATCCAG GTGTTTCAAGTGATTCAAAAGCAAGACTGGTATAAGCCCGATGTCTATCTCTACAAGGATTTGGTCATTGCATTAACAAGAACTGGGAAAATGGACGAAGCCATGAAGCTGTGGGAAGCTATGAGAAACGAGAATTTGTTCCCGGATTCTCAAATGTATACAGAAGTCATTAGGGGCTTCTTGAGGGATGGGTCTCCTGCTGATGCAATGAATATATATGAGGACATGAAGAAGTCACCAGATCCACCAGAGGAATTACCATTTAGGATTTTGTTAAAGGGGCTTTTACCACACCCACTTCTTAGGAACAGAGTGAAGCAAGATTATGAAGAGCTTTTCCCTGAAAAACATGTTTATGATCCTCCAGAAGAGATATTTGGCGTGTACTAA
- the LOC110610062 gene encoding protein THYLAKOID ASSEMBLY 8-like, chloroplastic isoform X1, with protein MAIRAFSRSRVAKLSTVLFQNLPNQLIHRNSLPSNPQIPASESNILYNRVYGLRQYHDGRPRGPLWRGKKLIGKEALFVILGLKRFKDDEEKLQKFIKTHVLRLLKMDMIAVLTELERQEEVSLSIQMQECNMALIILLGLWSYHKKFQVFQVIQKQDWYKPDVYLYKDLVIALTRTGKMDEAMKLWEAMRNENLFPDSQMYTEVIRGFLRDGSPADAMNIYEDMKKSPDPPEELPFRILLKGLLPHPLLRNRVKQDYEELFPEKHVYDPPEEIFGVY; from the exons ATGGCGATTCGCGCCTTTTCAAGATCAAGAGTAGCAAAACTCAGTACAGTACTCTTTCAAAATCTCCCAAATCAATTAATACATCGGAATTCATTGCCTTCAAACCCCCAAATCCCAGCTTCAGaatcaaatattttatacaATCGCGTTTATGGGCTGAGGCAATACCACGACGGTAGGCCGAGAGGGCCACTCTGGAGAGGCAAGAAGCTGATTGGAAAAGAAGCCCTTTTTGTAATACTAGGATTAAAGAGGTTTAAAGATGACGAAGAGAAGCTTCAGAAGTTCATAAAAACCCATGTTTTGAGGCTCTTAAAAATGGACATGATTGCTGTCCTTACTGAGCTAGAGCGCCAGGAAGAGGTCTCTTTATCTATCCAG ATGCAGGAATGTAATATGGCATTGATCATTTTACTCGGGTTATGGTcatatcataaaaaatttcaGGTGTTTCAAGTGATTCAAAAGCAAGACTGGTATAAGCCCGATGTCTATCTCTACAAGGATTTGGTCATTGCATTAACAAGAACTGGGAAAATGGACGAAGCCATGAAGCTGTGGGAAGCTATGAGAAACGAGAATTTGTTCCCGGATTCTCAAATGTATACAGAAGTCATTAGGGGCTTCTTGAGGGATGGGTCTCCTGCTGATGCAATGAATATATATGAGGACATGAAGAAGTCACCAGATCCACCAGAGGAATTACCATTTAGGATTTTGTTAAAGGGGCTTTTACCACACCCACTTCTTAGGAACAGAGTGAAGCAAGATTATGAAGAGCTTTTCCCTGAAAAACATGTTTATGATCCTCCAGAAGAGATATTTGGCGTGTACTAA
- the LOC110606657 gene encoding elongin-C, protein MRKEDTVKLISAEGFEFVIDKEAAMVSQTIRNMLTSPGSFAEAQHGEVTFPEISTTILEKVCQYFYWSLQYAKGKETEFQIEPELTLELMMAANYLHT, encoded by the exons ATGAGAAAGGAAGATACAGTGAAGCTGATCAGCGCGGAGGGGTTCGAGTTCGTCATCGACAAGGAAGCGGCCATGGTTTCCCAAACCATCCGCAACATGCTCACCTCTCCAG GTAGTTTCGCTGAGGCGCAGCATGGAGAAGTGACTTTTCCGGAAATAAGCACCACCATTCTAGAGAAAGTTTGCCAGTATTTCTACTGGTCCCTTCAATATGCCAA GGGAAAGGAGACTGAATTCCAGATTGAACCTGAACTGACCCTGGAGCTGATGATGGCTGCGAATTATCTCCATACTTAA